In one Natronosalvus amylolyticus genomic region, the following are encoded:
- a CDS encoding metal-dependent transcriptional regulator: protein MMLSDVMEDYLKAIYQLQRGDDERVKTSEIAEELDVTSPTVTSMLEKLEDRSLIDREKYRGVTLTEEGETVALEVIRHHRLLEAYLTEHLDYDWSEVHEEADRLEHHISENFEARVAAALDEPEVDPHGAPIPSPDLEPPNTGVGNPISECGEGDTVIVKEVADHDPEILSYLADHGLEPGVELEVLEVAPFGMVTARARGRDTQVSLPEDVARHIRVALPAEAE from the coding sequence ATGATGCTGAGTGACGTTATGGAGGATTATCTCAAGGCAATCTATCAGCTTCAACGCGGTGACGACGAGCGCGTCAAGACCTCCGAAATAGCCGAGGAACTCGACGTCACGTCACCGACAGTCACCAGCATGCTCGAGAAACTCGAAGATCGGAGCCTCATCGACCGCGAAAAATACCGAGGTGTGACGCTCACCGAAGAAGGCGAAACCGTTGCACTGGAAGTGATCCGCCACCATCGACTGCTCGAGGCGTATCTAACCGAACACCTCGATTACGACTGGTCGGAAGTACACGAAGAGGCCGACCGACTCGAACACCACATCAGCGAAAACTTCGAGGCGCGTGTCGCCGCTGCGCTCGATGAACCGGAGGTCGACCCACACGGTGCCCCAATCCCCAGCCCCGACCTCGAGCCACCCAATACGGGGGTCGGCAATCCGATTTCTGAGTGTGGGGAGGGAGACACCGTTATCGTCAAAGAAGTCGCTGACCACGACCCGGAGATCCTCTCGTATCTGGCAGATCATGGCCTCGAACCCGGGGTCGAACTCGAGGTGCTCGAGGTAGCACCGTTCGGGATGGTGACCGCCAGGGCCCGGGGACGTGACACGCAGGTATCACTCCCTGAAGACGTCGCACGACACATTCGAGTGGCGCTACCTGCCGAAGCAGAGTAG
- a CDS encoding acyltransferase, whose product MSDDPSSRHDRIRHHPTPGGANSLGHWTSARHPLRVAFNYIVVWLIRISPSLKLKRWLMRRLGMTVERGVSWGLEATPDVFWPDLITVEADAIVGYDATILCHEFLQEEYRTGEVVIGEKAMIGAGAIVLPGVEIGAGASVAANSLVTRDVPPGATVAGVPAEPMGSAGVKSGEPVDEE is encoded by the coding sequence GTGAGCGACGACCCCTCCTCGAGACACGACCGAATTCGCCACCATCCCACACCGGGTGGAGCGAACTCGTTGGGCCACTGGACGAGCGCGCGCCACCCGCTTCGTGTGGCCTTCAACTACATCGTCGTCTGGCTGATTCGCATCTCGCCCAGCCTCAAACTGAAACGCTGGCTCATGCGCCGACTCGGCATGACTGTCGAACGGGGCGTGTCGTGGGGCCTCGAGGCGACACCGGACGTGTTCTGGCCTGACCTGATCACGGTCGAAGCCGACGCTATCGTGGGCTACGATGCAACGATTCTCTGTCACGAGTTCTTGCAAGAGGAGTACCGAACCGGCGAGGTCGTCATCGGCGAAAAGGCGATGATCGGTGCGGGCGCAATCGTCCTCCCTGGCGTCGAGATCGGCGCGGGCGCGAGCGTGGCCGCAAACTCACTGGTGACTCGAGACGTGCCGCCGGGAGCCACCGTTGCCGGAGTGCCCGCAGAACCCATGGGATCTGCCGGCGTCAAATCGGGCGAACCGGTCGATGAGGAGTGA
- the purD gene encoding phosphoribosylamine--glycine ligase codes for MREHVLLIGGGGREHAIARSLADSEAELYACAGNTNPGIASLSSGFQSLETTDPEAVVEYAQSVDATIAVVGPEAPLEAGVADALEEAGIYAFGPHQAEARIETDKAFQRQFMREHDITGCPDFETFEDGETACEYIDEYDGDLVIKPAGLTGGKGVKVIGDQVTPEEGKAYIHESDYDTIVLEERLIGEEFTVQAFVANGDVRTAPAVQDHKRAYEGDEGPNTGGMGSYSDASRELPFMTEADYDDAVAIIEETVDALEGYKGILYGQFMLTAEGPKVIEFNARFGDPEAMNTLPVLETPFLDVLTAARDRDPLPDLEFAGQATVCKYAVPEGYPTDPKSGAKVQVDEESVASVVADSSNGDGSGERGDALLYYASVDARDDGVYTTTSRSFAVVGIADTIADAEAIAEEALTMAGEEGLHMRHDIGKADLVQRRIDHMNELRSD; via the coding sequence ATGCGCGAACACGTACTGCTGATCGGAGGCGGCGGCCGCGAGCACGCTATCGCCCGTTCACTGGCCGACAGCGAGGCGGAACTGTACGCCTGTGCGGGGAACACTAATCCAGGCATCGCGAGTCTTTCGAGCGGGTTTCAGTCGCTCGAGACGACCGACCCCGAGGCCGTCGTCGAGTACGCCCAGTCGGTCGACGCGACCATCGCCGTCGTCGGCCCCGAAGCTCCACTCGAGGCTGGCGTGGCCGACGCCCTCGAAGAAGCTGGCATCTATGCGTTCGGTCCCCACCAGGCCGAAGCCCGAATCGAGACGGACAAAGCGTTCCAGCGGCAGTTCATGCGTGAGCACGATATCACGGGCTGTCCGGACTTCGAGACGTTCGAAGACGGCGAGACCGCCTGCGAGTATATCGACGAGTACGACGGCGACCTCGTGATCAAACCCGCCGGACTCACGGGCGGGAAGGGCGTGAAAGTCATCGGTGATCAGGTCACCCCCGAAGAGGGGAAAGCCTACATCCACGAATCCGACTACGACACCATCGTCCTCGAGGAACGGCTGATCGGCGAGGAGTTCACCGTACAGGCGTTCGTCGCCAACGGGGACGTCCGAACGGCACCAGCGGTACAGGACCACAAACGGGCCTACGAGGGAGACGAAGGGCCGAACACGGGCGGGATGGGCAGTTACTCCGACGCGAGTCGGGAACTGCCGTTCATGACCGAAGCCGATTACGACGACGCCGTCGCCATCATCGAAGAAACCGTCGATGCACTGGAGGGCTACAAGGGCATCCTCTACGGCCAGTTCATGCTCACGGCCGAGGGGCCGAAAGTCATCGAATTTAACGCCCGCTTTGGCGACCCCGAGGCGATGAACACGCTTCCGGTCCTCGAGACGCCGTTCCTCGACGTGTTGACTGCTGCACGAGACCGTGACCCGTTACCGGACCTCGAGTTCGCCGGACAGGCGACCGTCTGTAAGTACGCGGTGCCGGAAGGCTACCCGACTGATCCAAAAAGCGGTGCCAAAGTGCAGGTCGACGAGGAGAGCGTGGCTTCGGTGGTCGCGGACTCGTCGAATGGCGACGGCTCGGGTGAGCGAGGCGACGCCCTCCTGTACTATGCGAGCGTCGACGCTCGAGATGACGGAGTGTACACGACGACCTCGCGATCGTTTGCCGTGGTTGGTATCGCTGATACCATCGCCGACGCGGAGGCAATTGCAGAGGAGGCGCTCACCATGGCGGGCGAAGAAGGGCTGCACATGCGCCACGATATCGGTAAAGCCGATCTCGTCCAGCGACGGATCGACCACATGAACGAACTACGCAGCGACTGA
- a CDS encoding prolyl oligopeptidase family serine peptidase translates to MNGPPATRREKLRYERHGVVIDDPYRWLEDGEGNAEEISDWVDTQNEYADEYLESASVRESLRPEFEALAEITEYGTISARKTGYFQEVERPDDDQAVLTHRPSLEADRSVLLDPNEWSDDGTVSMGWWSPSPAGDRLAYGVDEAGNENYDVTVIEIASGDVIDELPELGRCHSVAWTASGLYYYRTGSADQGGQLEKSVHYHEFGADPEDDELLCEITDPSTWPQLQTDRSGRHLLLTLVSAWEKSELLYAPVTTGSHDLTPVLEDTENLFMPLVYGDTAYLRTNLEAPTYRLLSLDLAEIDGPVDPTTLPEVLAPREGILQNSTIAGERLLCRYETAAVSELEVFDLEGASQGRIPLPGLGTVTGLSGNRDAPEAFFGYESFDQPPAVFRAALPADEDDNTTMTAADESGATLEELDRPDLQAAVDLEVKQVRYDSTDGAEVPMFVIHREGLELDGDNPALLYGYGGFEISVTPSYTRFGQAFLRSGGVYAVGNFRGGGEFGKEWHRAARHERKQHTFDDMIAAAASLIERGYTSSDRLAIQGGSNGGLTVGAVMTQRPDLVRAVLCHVPLLDMLQFHTFLLGESWTTEYGSPEDEAAFEWIYEYSPYHNLEERGYPAVLFKTAESDTRVHPVHAWKMAARMQAYNTGEHPILCKTARDTGHGTGKPTWMVVEEALDTWSFVFEELGLEYVEP, encoded by the coding sequence ATGAACGGGCCGCCGGCAACCAGACGAGAGAAGCTGCGATACGAGCGCCACGGCGTCGTCATCGACGATCCGTACCGATGGCTCGAGGACGGCGAGGGCAATGCCGAGGAAATTTCGGACTGGGTCGACACACAAAACGAGTACGCAGACGAGTATCTCGAATCGGCGAGCGTCCGCGAATCGCTCCGTCCAGAGTTCGAGGCGCTTGCCGAGATAACCGAGTACGGAACCATCAGTGCCCGCAAAACCGGCTACTTTCAAGAAGTCGAACGCCCCGACGATGACCAGGCCGTCCTCACCCATCGTCCTTCCCTCGAGGCGGACCGCTCGGTATTACTCGATCCAAACGAGTGGAGCGATGACGGGACCGTGTCGATGGGGTGGTGGTCGCCCTCACCAGCAGGCGACCGCCTCGCCTACGGCGTCGACGAGGCTGGCAACGAAAACTACGACGTAACTGTCATCGAAATTGCATCCGGCGACGTGATAGACGAACTCCCCGAACTGGGGCGCTGTCACAGCGTGGCGTGGACGGCGTCTGGGCTGTACTACTATCGAACGGGAAGTGCCGATCAGGGCGGTCAGCTCGAGAAATCTGTTCACTACCACGAGTTCGGGGCCGACCCCGAGGACGACGAGTTGCTGTGCGAAATCACGGACCCGTCGACGTGGCCGCAGTTACAGACGGACCGATCGGGCAGACACCTTCTGCTCACGCTGGTCAGTGCGTGGGAAAAGAGCGAACTCCTGTATGCACCAGTGACCACAGGGAGTCACGATCTCACACCCGTCCTCGAGGACACCGAGAACCTGTTCATGCCGCTTGTTTACGGCGATACCGCCTACCTGCGAACGAATCTCGAGGCACCGACCTATCGACTGCTCTCGCTCGACCTGGCAGAGATAGACGGCCCCGTCGACCCCACGACACTACCGGAGGTACTCGCACCTCGCGAGGGGATTTTACAGAACTCCACGATTGCCGGTGAGCGACTCCTCTGTCGGTACGAGACGGCTGCAGTCTCAGAACTCGAGGTCTTCGACCTCGAGGGGGCCTCCCAGGGACGTATCCCCTTGCCGGGGCTCGGTACAGTCACGGGCCTCTCTGGCAACCGTGATGCCCCCGAGGCGTTCTTCGGCTACGAGTCGTTCGATCAGCCGCCTGCGGTGTTTCGTGCGGCCCTGCCGGCGGACGAAGATGACAACACCACGATGACGGCCGCCGACGAGAGCGGTGCAACCCTCGAGGAACTGGACCGACCCGACCTCCAGGCTGCGGTCGACCTCGAGGTGAAACAGGTCAGGTACGACTCGACGGACGGAGCCGAAGTCCCCATGTTCGTCATCCATCGCGAGGGCCTCGAGTTAGACGGCGACAATCCCGCGTTGCTGTACGGGTACGGTGGCTTCGAGATCAGCGTGACACCGTCGTACACCCGTTTCGGACAGGCGTTCTTGCGCTCGGGTGGGGTCTACGCTGTCGGCAACTTCCGCGGTGGCGGAGAGTTTGGGAAGGAGTGGCATCGGGCCGCACGCCACGAGCGGAAACAACACACGTTCGACGACATGATCGCCGCTGCAGCGTCACTGATCGAGCGCGGGTACACCTCGAGTGATCGGCTCGCGATCCAGGGTGGGTCGAACGGCGGCCTGACCGTTGGTGCGGTGATGACACAGCGACCAGACCTGGTGCGTGCGGTGTTGTGTCACGTCCCACTGCTCGATATGCTCCAGTTTCACACCTTCTTGCTCGGCGAATCGTGGACCACCGAGTACGGGTCACCCGAGGACGAGGCGGCGTTCGAGTGGATCTACGAGTACTCACCCTATCACAACCTCGAGGAGCGAGGCTATCCAGCCGTCCTGTTCAAAACCGCCGAGAGCGACACACGCGTCCATCCCGTCCACGCCTGGAAGATGGCTGCCCGGATGCAAGCATACAACACAGGTGAGCACCCGATCCTCTGCAAGACGGCTCGAGACACCGGCCACGGAACGGGCAAACCGACCTGGATGGTCGTCGAGGAGGCCCTCGACACCTGGTCGTTCGTCTTCGAAGAACTGGGGCTCGAGTACGTGGAGCCCTGA
- a CDS encoding NAD(P)/FAD-dependent oxidoreductase: protein MTENVVVLGSGYAGAGAIKSLQAHLGSNTRITWISDTDYHLVLHESHRVVRDPSVRSDITIPVADIADPSTRFIKDTVTALDTDEQVVELEESDDVEYDYVLVALGSQTAYYGIPGLAENSLTLKCLEDALDIHDAIKTASQDATRGEPAQVVIGGAGLSGIQTAGEIAEFRDANRAPLEIHLVEALDEIFPGNDPEIQQALRDLLEEAGVRIHTDDPITEAEDGVIHFDEGDPLEYDVFVWTGGITGREALDGTSLDNQHNRVTAKANFQTTDERVFAIGDSAVIDQGDQPAPPTAQAAWQAAEVVGENIARAIDNRPLKTWEYDDKGTVVSVGDKAVAHDVKLLPFDTFGGFPAKNLKKLIAARWIADLTSWNRARTAWPSL from the coding sequence ATGACCGAAAACGTCGTCGTACTCGGCTCGGGGTATGCCGGGGCTGGTGCGATCAAGTCGTTACAGGCACATCTCGGGAGTAACACCCGGATAACGTGGATTTCTGACACTGATTATCATCTCGTCTTGCACGAATCCCACCGCGTCGTCCGCGACCCATCCGTTCGGTCGGATATCACGATTCCCGTCGCCGATATCGCAGACCCGAGTACGCGTTTCATCAAAGACACTGTCACCGCGCTCGACACCGACGAACAGGTCGTCGAACTCGAGGAAAGCGACGACGTGGAGTACGATTACGTTCTCGTCGCACTGGGCAGCCAGACGGCATACTACGGCATCCCAGGTCTGGCAGAAAATTCTCTGACGCTAAAGTGCCTCGAGGACGCACTCGACATCCACGACGCGATCAAAACCGCCAGTCAGGACGCAACCCGTGGCGAGCCAGCACAGGTCGTCATCGGCGGGGCCGGTCTGTCCGGTATCCAGACCGCTGGCGAAATCGCCGAGTTCCGCGACGCCAACCGAGCGCCGCTCGAGATTCACCTCGTCGAAGCACTCGACGAGATTTTCCCCGGTAACGACCCGGAGATTCAGCAGGCCCTGCGCGACCTCCTCGAGGAAGCCGGCGTCCGTATCCATACGGACGACCCGATCACCGAGGCCGAAGACGGCGTGATCCACTTCGACGAGGGCGACCCACTCGAGTACGACGTGTTCGTCTGGACCGGCGGTATCACCGGCCGCGAAGCGCTCGATGGAACCAGCCTCGACAATCAGCACAACCGCGTCACTGCGAAAGCAAACTTCCAGACTACCGACGAGCGCGTGTTCGCCATCGGCGACTCCGCTGTCATAGACCAGGGCGACCAGCCCGCGCCGCCAACCGCACAGGCTGCCTGGCAGGCGGCCGAGGTCGTCGGCGAAAACATCGCTCGAGCCATCGACAACCGCCCCCTCAAAACCTGGGAGTACGACGACAAAGGAACGGTCGTCTCCGTCGGTGACAAAGCAGTCGCCCACGACGTCAAACTGCTGCCGTTCGACACGTTCGGGGGCTTCCCCGCGAAGAACCTCAAAAAGCTCATCGCGGCCCGCTGGATTGCCGACCTGACGTCCTGGAACCGTGCCAGAACGGCCTGGCCGTCCCTGTAG
- a CDS encoding S9 family peptidase: MSTPNTAAVNPEALARLAEFYHPVVSPDGSTVAFYYDEHGRNDLYLLDRETGAYERVTDGSVPRSARWHILWGQDGEAVYFHQDDAGDEQNDIAAWSRDDHTRTVVDIDGQGILMDTTQDGRHVLYTSDEGEQMNCYRYDVESDDRIQLTDYDRPVMFAVFDPEDERIAFMTNESDTLENRDVYVMNADGSDKRRLAIGTDGSESAVAGWHPEGNRLLISDNADDLRRVGLYDLQTNDIEWLGPHEAEESPAAISPDGRYVLATRTRRGATMPVVYDLESNEARELDLAEGVTSFPKGRGSAFVDESTVVFAHSRPDERKELYEYDLETDEYTVLLEAAYDDVDPDAFVDAEYVTYESEDGLEIGALLYDPRGGPIPDDADDVPGVVHVHGGPHSRSSKMFNLFAQFLATRGYAVLQPNYRGSTGSGRSFKQAILGDWGGLEQADVAAGGRWLMDNPWIDEERVAVYGGSYGGYSVYSQLTQYPELWATGIASVGITDLHRLYEEDMAHFQYILRQQMGDPEENYELWRDRSPIEHVENLERPICIVHGVNDPRCPIEQARLFRDALLERGWTEGEAFEYTELGAEGHGSTDIDQKIRKFELLGDFLERRL, translated from the coding sequence ATGTCGACGCCGAACACAGCCGCGGTCAACCCAGAGGCCCTTGCCCGATTGGCTGAATTTTACCATCCCGTCGTCTCCCCTGACGGTTCCACGGTCGCGTTCTATTATGACGAACACGGCCGCAACGATCTCTACCTGCTCGACCGGGAGACAGGAGCGTACGAACGCGTGACCGACGGTTCGGTCCCGCGGAGTGCCCGCTGGCACATCCTGTGGGGCCAGGATGGAGAGGCCGTCTACTTCCACCAGGACGACGCGGGCGACGAACAGAACGACATCGCGGCCTGGTCCCGTGACGATCACACCCGGACCGTCGTCGATATCGACGGACAGGGAATCCTCATGGACACCACCCAGGATGGCCGTCACGTCCTCTATACGAGCGACGAAGGTGAGCAGATGAACTGCTATCGATACGATGTGGAATCTGACGATCGGATCCAACTCACCGACTACGACCGACCCGTCATGTTCGCGGTGTTCGATCCCGAGGACGAACGGATTGCCTTTATGACCAACGAGAGCGACACACTCGAAAACCGTGACGTCTACGTCATGAACGCAGACGGAAGCGACAAACGCCGCCTCGCTATCGGGACCGACGGTTCTGAATCGGCCGTCGCCGGCTGGCATCCCGAGGGCAACCGCCTACTGATCTCCGATAACGCAGACGATCTGCGTCGCGTCGGTCTCTACGACCTCCAGACCAACGACATCGAGTGGCTCGGTCCCCACGAGGCCGAAGAGTCGCCTGCGGCCATCTCCCCGGACGGCCGGTACGTCCTCGCAACCCGAACACGGCGTGGGGCGACGATGCCCGTCGTGTACGACCTCGAGTCCAACGAGGCGCGGGAACTCGACCTCGCCGAAGGCGTTACCTCGTTTCCGAAGGGACGCGGGAGTGCCTTCGTCGACGAGTCGACCGTTGTCTTCGCACACTCGCGACCAGACGAGCGAAAGGAACTCTATGAGTACGACCTCGAGACCGACGAGTACACGGTGTTACTCGAGGCCGCCTACGATGACGTCGACCCCGACGCGTTCGTCGACGCGGAGTACGTCACCTACGAGAGCGAAGACGGCCTCGAGATCGGTGCACTTCTCTACGATCCGCGAGGCGGACCGATTCCTGACGATGCCGACGACGTTCCGGGTGTCGTCCACGTACACGGGGGACCACACTCTCGATCGTCCAAGATGTTCAACCTGTTTGCTCAGTTCCTGGCCACACGCGGCTACGCCGTCTTACAGCCCAATTACCGGGGGTCGACCGGCAGTGGTCGATCGTTTAAGCAGGCGATACTGGGCGACTGGGGCGGATTGGAACAGGCCGACGTCGCCGCCGGCGGTCGGTGGCTGATGGACAACCCCTGGATCGACGAGGAGCGCGTGGCCGTCTACGGCGGAAGTTACGGCGGCTACTCGGTGTACTCCCAGTTGACCCAGTACCCGGAGCTCTGGGCCACCGGTATCGCCTCCGTCGGCATCACGGACCTTCACCGCCTCTACGAGGAGGACATGGCTCACTTCCAGTATATTCTCCGCCAGCAGATGGGCGATCCCGAGGAGAACTACGAACTGTGGCGCGATCGAAGTCCGATCGAACACGTCGAGAATCTCGAACGACCCATCTGTATCGTCCACGGCGTTAACGACCCCCGGTGTCCGATCGAGCAGGCGCGGCTGTTTCGGGATGCACTGCTCGAGCGAGGCTGGACCGAGGGGGAGGCCTTCGAGTACACCGAGTTGGGTGCAGAGGGTCACGGATCGACGGACATCGACCAGAAGATCCGCAAGTTCGAGTTGCTAGGTGACTTTCTCGAGCGACGATTGTAA
- a CDS encoding DUF7522 family protein, with protein MAELVSSEFAESLVSTSRVTVGDTLRSVIYFTPEDFEVLYVRSDLYGGDEDLMREAKSTMVESERVGFQETERYNKQSRNGTTAEPTVGEYEFTVRVFSEGFISRVIVGDSGVIITSDGIDIGSFEDMSVAIRKMLAEPHV; from the coding sequence ATGGCAGAACTTGTCTCGAGTGAATTTGCCGAATCGCTCGTGAGCACCAGCAGAGTCACCGTCGGTGACACGCTCAGATCGGTTATTTACTTCACCCCCGAGGATTTCGAAGTGCTGTACGTTCGCTCCGATCTTTACGGCGGTGACGAGGACCTGATGCGCGAGGCAAAATCGACGATGGTCGAGAGTGAACGCGTCGGTTTCCAGGAGACAGAGCGGTATAACAAACAATCCCGAAACGGGACGACTGCCGAACCAACCGTGGGAGAGTACGAGTTCACCGTTCGCGTCTTCTCAGAGGGATTCATCAGCCGCGTCATCGTCGGCGACAGCGGGGTCATCATTACGAGCGACGGGATCGACATCGGTTCGTTCGAGGATATGTCCGTTGCGATCCGGAAAATGCTTGCCGAACCGCACGTCTAA
- a CDS encoding ZIP family metal transporter, with the protein MKDDDMYGLPRWVLAVGPVVILGFVFGLLYLTSPFGNFEDMADAGTGDILLMLSLIGLIAGIVPVAIGMLWFPFIQSLQLRYLHGFIALAGGVLAFIALEMTEEIIEHGAMVDNVTLATGAAVVGIGGTFAVMYGASQWRQRKMAADEKSGLQIAYLVALALGLHSIGEGLGVGVAFVQGDATLVTLLVLAFIMHNVMEGPTVVAAVAKDHSRPPLRHFAAMGVIAGGPVILGGWIGSLANSDLLAVLFYAIAVGAVIQVLLEVADLIRFDSKVLTKLNVSAFVGGLVLMFLLEDVLTELLLEGWLVPV; encoded by the coding sequence ATGAAAGACGACGATATGTACGGATTGCCGCGATGGGTGCTCGCTGTCGGCCCCGTCGTTATTCTCGGATTCGTCTTCGGCCTCCTGTATCTCACTTCGCCGTTCGGTAACTTCGAGGACATGGCAGACGCCGGGACCGGGGACATCCTACTGATGCTGTCTCTCATCGGCCTGATCGCCGGTATCGTGCCTGTTGCAATCGGTATGCTCTGGTTCCCATTCATCCAGAGTCTACAGCTTCGATACCTACACGGGTTCATCGCCCTCGCTGGCGGTGTGCTCGCGTTCATCGCGCTCGAGATGACCGAAGAGATCATCGAACACGGAGCGATGGTCGACAATGTCACACTGGCGACGGGCGCTGCAGTCGTCGGAATCGGCGGTACCTTCGCCGTCATGTACGGAGCAAGCCAGTGGCGACAGCGAAAGATGGCAGCTGACGAAAAGAGTGGCCTCCAGATCGCCTACCTGGTTGCGCTTGCACTCGGCCTGCACAGCATCGGAGAAGGACTCGGTGTCGGTGTCGCGTTCGTTCAGGGTGATGCCACGCTGGTGACGCTCCTCGTACTCGCGTTCATCATGCACAACGTCATGGAGGGGCCGACCGTCGTTGCCGCTGTTGCGAAAGACCACTCGAGACCTCCGCTCCGACATTTCGCTGCCATGGGCGTCATTGCTGGCGGCCCCGTTATCCTCGGTGGCTGGATTGGAAGCCTCGCAAACTCTGACCTCCTTGCCGTATTGTTCTATGCCATCGCAGTCGGCGCCGTCATCCAGGTCCTGCTCGAGGTCGCGGATCTGATTCGATTCGATTCGAAAGTCCTCACCAAATTGAACGTCTCGGCGTTCGTCGGCGGCCTCGTTCTCATGTTCCTCCTCGAGGACGTGTTGACGGAGCTGCTCCTCGAGGGATGGCTTGTCCCAGTTTAA
- a CDS encoding small multi-drug export protein has product MLVVGLSLETLAFSFADTESWVRSLLANAGGIWQYGLVFVLAAIPLLEILVVIPIGIAIGLDPVAVAIAAFAGNVLPIYGICLAYDRLQSWLEGDSTADTEPAGRRKRATQLWNRYGLPGLALLSPVVTGVHLAAVFALGLGARTRNTLLWMTASIGLWTVIITAGSVLGLAALEGAW; this is encoded by the coding sequence GTGCTTGTCGTTGGTCTGTCTCTCGAGACGCTCGCGTTCTCTTTTGCCGACACCGAATCCTGGGTCAGATCACTGCTCGCCAATGCAGGTGGTATCTGGCAGTACGGTCTCGTCTTCGTGCTCGCCGCGATTCCGCTACTCGAGATTCTGGTCGTTATCCCTATCGGAATTGCCATCGGCCTCGACCCGGTGGCAGTCGCCATCGCCGCGTTTGCCGGCAACGTCCTTCCGATATACGGCATCTGTCTCGCGTACGACCGTCTGCAGTCGTGGCTCGAGGGTGACTCGACCGCCGACACCGAGCCCGCTGGTCGGCGGAAACGTGCAACACAACTCTGGAATCGCTATGGCCTTCCAGGATTGGCGCTGCTCTCACCGGTCGTCACGGGCGTCCACCTCGCGGCCGTCTTCGCGTTGGGACTCGGGGCTCGAACGCGTAACACCCTCCTCTGGATGACTGCCTCGATCGGGCTGTGGACCGTCATCATCACCGCAGGTTCCGTCCTCGGATTGGCGGCACTCGAAGGCGCCTGGTAG
- the rocF gene encoding arginase codes for MRRDIHLIGAPMDYGADRRGVDMGTSAIRYAGLAGVLEDAGNSCTDLGDLTIPRAEERDPDAKQPAAGNAKFLREVEDVSTQVADSVAATLEDGSFPLVLGGDHSIAIGSMAGSSRNADLGVIWFDAHADLNTPETSPSGNVHGMPLAAVLGRGEFSEYEWAYAPRVREESIVYVGLRSIDDRERELVHESEMTAFTMSDIDERGITAVVEDALEVATTGTDGIHVSLDLDWLDPKEAPGVGTPVRGGVTYREAHTALELVSKRDAQNDVLRSMDVVEVNPILDEQNETAKLAVELTASAFGKRIL; via the coding sequence ATGAGGCGAGATATTCATCTCATCGGTGCTCCGATGGATTACGGTGCTGACCGTCGTGGTGTCGATATGGGCACGTCGGCGATCAGATACGCCGGGCTGGCCGGAGTACTCGAAGACGCGGGCAACAGCTGTACCGATCTGGGGGACTTGACGATCCCGCGTGCTGAAGAACGCGATCCAGATGCGAAGCAACCTGCGGCGGGAAATGCGAAGTTCCTTCGAGAGGTCGAAGACGTCAGTACACAGGTTGCAGATTCAGTTGCTGCGACCCTCGAGGACGGCTCCTTCCCACTGGTGCTCGGAGGTGATCACTCGATTGCGATCGGTTCGATGGCAGGATCGTCCAGGAACGCCGACCTTGGCGTCATTTGGTTCGATGCACATGCCGACCTGAACACGCCTGAAACCTCGCCGAGCGGGAACGTTCACGGAATGCCACTGGCAGCGGTGCTGGGACGTGGGGAGTTCAGCGAGTACGAGTGGGCCTATGCGCCACGCGTCCGCGAAGAATCGATTGTTTACGTCGGCCTCAGAAGTATCGACGACCGGGAACGAGAACTCGTTCACGAGAGTGAGATGACCGCGTTCACGATGTCCGACATCGACGAACGCGGTATTACCGCCGTCGTCGAAGACGCACTCGAGGTCGCGACGACTGGAACGGATGGGATTCACGTCAGCCTCGACCTGGATTGGCTCGATCCGAAGGAAGCGCCCGGGGTCGGGACCCCGGTACGCGGTGGTGTCACCTACCGAGAAGCTCATACGGCGCTCGAACTGGTCTCAAAACGAGATGCCCAGAACGATGTCCTCCGCTCCATGGACGTCGTCGAGGTGAACCCGATTCTTGATGAGCAAAACGAAACAGCCAAACTCGCCGTCGAGCTGACCGCAAGTGCGTTCGGGAAGCGTATTCTGTAG